One genomic window of Salvelinus alpinus chromosome 9, SLU_Salpinus.1, whole genome shotgun sequence includes the following:
- the LOC139584644 gene encoding uncharacterized protein isoform X3 — translation MNGPKRTWQQVKIKYKNILQNAVKKNTHRQGTGGGSPKADLTPAEDMALELNKGRPVLEGIPGGKETSIGSSQDATRFIQVSGSTVFLLEPPAQAPDDADPGEGPSAAATAHDGDDDEEETISLDSRRHESSQAIRKLYGNHLRRQIELADIDIQYKKKKMENLALESEIKKRTIRKLDLEIKKLERELQEDDTAQNKN, via the exons atgaacgggccaaaacggacatggcagcaggtcaaaatcaaatacaagaacattctgcagaatg cagtgaaaaagaatacccacagacaaggcacgggtggtgggtcaccaaaggctgaccttaccccagcagaggacatggccttggagctaaataaaggcaggcccgtcttagaggggatccctggggggaaagagacgagcataggttcctcccaagatgccacccgcttcattcaag tgtctggcagcactgtgttcctgttagagccaccagcacaagcaccagacgatgctgatcca ggtgaaggccccagtgcagcagcaacagcacatgatggagacgatgatgaggaggagaccatctctctggattccagaaggcatgag agctcacaagctatcagaaagttgtatggcaaccacctccggcgccaaatagaactggcagacatagacattcagtacaagaagaaaaagatggaaaatcttgcactggagtccgaaataaaaaagaggacaattaggaaactggaccttgaaataaaaaaacttgagagggag ctccaagaagatgacacagctcaaaataaaaattag
- the LOC139584645 gene encoding transmembrane protein 53-A-like — translation MQARRVTVHRISKTITLYLNDTASPKPSPGPLSALNDAASTSPSLALTSAPTKPLLLMLPWLGSRPQAVAKYCEIYFRTGFDVLIVESAVSQFLWPRWGLDYGARVLDLLQSDLFVSRPLLVHAFSIGGYTFTQLLVHVSRDTQKYCGFTQRIRGHIYDSLVLGSLERMATGLGKSLFPWLESQVKWASMLYFRAFKHHTVDYFNNGIDVFSNNPVTAPALVFFCQNDALCDPEGMEEIIAYWRKRGMAVTDRKWEESTHAGHLRRHPQEYLSTLESFLKTLGMVPLKAKM, via the exons ATGCAAGCCCGTAGGGTCACCGTTCACCGCATCAGCAAGACCATCACCTTGTACCTGAATGACACAGCCTCACCTAAACCCTCCCCTGGCCCTCTGTCTGCCCTGAACGATGCAGCCAGTACCTCGCCATCCCTAGCCCTTACCTCTGCCCCAACCAAGCCCCTGCTGCTGATGCTGCCCTGGTTGGGGTCGCGACCTCAGGCTGTGGCCAAGTACTGTGAGATCTACTTCCGTACAGGCTTTGACGTGCTCATAGTGGAGAGTGCG gTGAGTCAGTTCCTGTGGCCTCGCTGGGGCCTGGACTACGGGGCGAGGGTACTAGATCTCCTGCAGAGTGACCTCTTTGTGTCACGCCCCCTGCTCGTGCACGCCTTCTCCATAGGAGGGTACACCTTCACCCAGCTGTTGGTGCATGTGTCCCGCGACACACAGAAGTACTGTGGCTTCACTCAGAGGATCAGAGGCCACATCTATGACAGCCTTGTGTTGGGCTCACTGGAGAGGATGGCTACAG GTCTAGGTAAGAGCCTGTTCCCCTGGCTGGAGAGCCAGGTGAAATGGGCCAGTATGCTCTACTTCAGAGCCTTCAAACACCACACAGTCGACTATTTCAACAACGGCATTGATGTCTTCTCGAATAACCCTGTCACCGCACCCGCCCTCGTCTTCTTCTGCCAGAACGACGCACTGTGCGACCCGGAGGGCATGGAGGAGATCATCGCCTACTGGAGAAAACGAGGGATGGCGGTGACAGACCGGAAGTGGGAGGAGTCAACACATGCAGGTCACCTGAGACGACACCCCCAGGAGTACCTGTCTACCTTGGAGTCCTTCCTAAAGACTCTTGGTATGGTCCCTCTCAAGGCCAAGATGTGA
- the LOC139584644 gene encoding uncharacterized protein isoform X2: MNGPKRTWQQVKIKYKNILQNAVKKNTHRQGTGGGSPKADLTPAEDMALELNKGRPVLEGIPGGKETSIGSSQDATRFIQVSGSTVFLLEPPAQAPDDADPGEGPSAAATAHDGDDDEEETISLDSRRHEDPDAIQWENQPGNISSQAIRKLYGNHLRRQIELADIDIQYKKKKMENLALESEIKKRTIRKLDLEIKKLERELQEDDTAQNKN, encoded by the exons atgaacgggccaaaacggacatggcagcaggtcaaaatcaaatacaagaacattctgcagaatg cagtgaaaaagaatacccacagacaaggcacgggtggtgggtcaccaaaggctgaccttaccccagcagaggacatggccttggagctaaataaaggcaggcccgtcttagaggggatccctggggggaaagagacgagcataggttcctcccaagatgccacccgcttcattcaag tgtctggcagcactgtgttcctgttagagccaccagcacaagcaccagacgatgctgatcca ggtgaaggccccagtgcagcagcaacagcacatgatggagacgatgatgaggaggagaccatctctctggattccagaaggcatgag gacccagatgctatacagtgggaaaaccagcctggcaacata agctcacaagctatcagaaagttgtatggcaaccacctccggcgccaaatagaactggcagacatagacattcagtacaagaagaaaaagatggaaaatcttgcactggagtccgaaataaaaaagaggacaattaggaaactggaccttgaaataaaaaaacttgagagggag ctccaagaagatgacacagctcaaaataaaaattag
- the LOC139584644 gene encoding putative nuclease HARBI1 isoform X1 produces the protein MKAQNCVFLSALTMACPFVRDVVDEEALVLRRAFRRERVFRDRLDPLAFPDDHLYERYRFSADGIRYLCRLLGPRIKHRTARSHALSVEQMVCVALRFFASGAFLYSVGDAEQLNKATICRTIRSVCLAIKALADVFISFPGHRRLCDIKEEFYRIAGFPNVIGAVDCTHIRIKAPSGGHEADFVNRKSFHSINVQMVCNADCVISNVVAKWPGSVHDSRIFRASEIYQCLSQGEFSGVLLGDRGYGCQPFLLTPFTDPQEAQQAYNHAHARTRARVEMTFGLLKARFHCLHKLRVSPVRACDITVACAVLHNVACLRKERAPRVPPAMDWDNPAIFPDDDSGRLLRDQYVLNYFS, from the exons atgaaggcccaaaattgtgtgttcctttctgctctgacaatggcatgcccattcgtgcgagatgtggtggatgaagaagcacttgtgctgaggagagccttcaggcgagaaagggtcttcagggaccggttggacccactggccttccctgatgaccatctatatgaaagatacaggttttctgcagatggcatcaggtatctatgcagactactgggtcccaggattaagcaccgcactgcacggagccatgcactgagtgtggagcaaatggtttgtgtggccttgcgcttttttgctagtggagccttcctgtactcagtgggggatgcagaacagctgaacaaggccacaatttgccgcacaataaggagtgtgtgtctggctatcaaagcattagcagatgtcttcatctccttccctggccacagaagactctgtgacatcaaagaggagttctataggattgcag gtttccccaatgtcattggtgcagtggactgcacacacataaggataaaagccccctcaggtggccatgaggccgattttgtgaataggaaatcctttcacagcattaatgttcag atggtctgcaatgctgactgtgtgatcagcaatgttgtggcaaaatggcctggctcagtccatgactccagaatctttcgggcctctgaaatctatcagtgcctatcacaag gtgaattctctggtgtgttgctgggagacagggggtatggctgccagccttttctcctgacacctttcacagacccccaggaagcacagcaggcctacaaccatgcccatgccaggaccagggccagagttgaaatgacctttggcctcctgaaggcacgctttcactgccttcacaaattaagggtcagccctgttagggcatgtgatattactgtggcttgtgctgtcctccacaatgtggcctgcctgaggaaggagagggcccccagagtgccaccagccatggactgggacaatccggcaatcttccctgatgacgacagtggtcggctgctgagggaccaatatgtgttgaattattttagttag